The Marinobacter szutsaonensis sequence ACGGGGCCTGATCATGTTCGTGGGCGCCACCGGTACCGGTAAGTCCACCTCTCTGGCCGCCATGCTGGGACATCGCAACCGGAACAGTCGCGGTCATATCATTTCCATCGAGGACCCGATCGAATTCGTGCATCAGCACCAGGGTTGTATCGTGACCCAGCGCGAGGTGGGGATCGATACCGAGAGCTTCGAGGTGGCCCTGAAAAACACCCTGCGTCAGGCCCCTGATGTGATCCTGATCGGTGAGGTTCGGACCCAGCAGACCATGGAATATTCCGTGCAGTTTGCCGAGACCGGTCACCTGTGCCTGGCGACCCTGCACGCCAACAACGCCAACCAGGCGCTGGACCGTATCATCCAGTTCTTCCCTCCCGAACAGCACAACCAGATCTGGATGGACCTGTCCCTGAACCTGAAAGCCATCGTGGCCCAGCAGCTGGTGCCCACTCCCGATGGCAAGGGGCGCAAGGCAGTTATCGAAGTGCTGATCAATACCCCACTGGTGTCGGACATCATCCGCAAGGGTGAGGTGCACAAGCTCAAGGAGCTGATGGCGAAATCCGGCGAGGCGGGTATGCAGACCTTCGACCAGGCACTGTACAAGCTGTACTCCGAAGGTTCGATCACCTACGAGGACGCCCTGGCCCATGCCGATTCGGCGAACGACCTGCGCCTGATGATCAAGCTTGGCGCCGATTCCGCCGGAGCTGATCAGCTCTCCACGTCGGTGGACAAACTGTCCATCCAGGATGACTGAACCGGAATTCACGCCTTCAGACTAAAGTCGTAAGTAGTTAGGGCCTCGAACCAGTAGTTTTGGCATTTGAGGCCCTTGGCCCGTGCTGCGTATACTCCGCCCCGAATCAATCAAGGAGATACCATGCACAAGAATACCAACGCACTCGTAAAGGCAATCCGCCTTGCAACCCTGGCCGCTCTTGCCGCGCCAGCCAGCGTCATGGCGGGTGGTTTCTCGCTTAACGAACAAAGCGCCAGCGCCATGGGCGTGGCCAATGCCGGTGCTGCCGCAAATCCCGAGAATGCGACCACCGTGCTGTTCAACCCGGCCGGGATGAGCCAGCTTTCAGGGATGAACGTTTCCTTCGGTGCGGCGGTTCTGGACATTGATGCCGAGGCGAAAGAGGGTTCCACTTCAGCGAACAATCAGCTCGGTATGCCGGTGTCCGGTAGTACGGGTGGAGATATCGCCGATCCTGCGGTCCTCCCCAATTTCTACTATACCCACGAAATCAGCGATTCCATTGATGTCGGGTTTGGGATCCATGCCCCGTATGGCCTGGCCGCTGATTACGACAATGACTTCATCGGTCGGTACTTTGCTGATGAAACCGAGTTGACCGCTATCGCCTTTACGCCGTCTGTTGCCGTAAATAATGGTAAGGGGCTCTCCATGGGCATCGGTCTTAACATCATGTATGCCGAGGGGCGTCTGTCGAAGTTTCAGGACTACTCCGGGGCCTATTTCCTGGCTCAGCAAAAAGCTGATGCCGAGGGGGTGCCATTGAACGGTGAGCCGTTCCAGCCGGGTTACGCGGATATCGAGGGTGACGATATCGGCATCACCGCCCGTATCGGCTTCCTGTATGAGATGTCGCAACAAACCCAGCTGGGTCTTACTATGCAAACCGGAACGGAGCTGGAGCTGGAGGGAGATGCGGATCTCTCCAATTACCCGGTGGTCCAACCGGGCGATACCGGGCTGAACGCCTTCCAGGCTGATATCAGTCGGGATGTAGAGGTGCCGCTCGCAATTCCGGAGAGTGTTACCTTCGGCGCCCGGCACTTGCTCACTGACAGAGTGACCCTCCTGGCCGGTGCGACCTACGCCAAATGGAGTCGCTTCGAAGAGCTGGATATCATTAGCCAGGAAAGCGGAGAGGTCATCTCCCACATCACCGAAGAATGGAAAAACACCTGGCAGTTCAATGTGGGCGGTATCTGGCAAGCCACGCCGAAGTGGGCCCTGAAGGCAGGGTATGCCTGGGATGAGTCGCCGGTCGACAACTATGTGACTGCCCGGATTCCGTCAGAGGACCGTCACTGGCTGACCCTGGGTACCCAGTGGAA is a genomic window containing:
- a CDS encoding PilT/PilU family type 4a pilus ATPase gives rise to the protein MEFEKLLRLMVEKGGSDLFITAGVPPSMKVNGKVLPVTKNALTPEQTRELVYGSMNDKQRAEFDATHECNFAISARGIGRFRVSAFFQRNLCGMVLRRIEVKIPQIDDLSLPEVIKDLAMTKRGLIMFVGATGTGKSTSLAAMLGHRNRNSRGHIISIEDPIEFVHQHQGCIVTQREVGIDTESFEVALKNTLRQAPDVILIGEVRTQQTMEYSVQFAETGHLCLATLHANNANQALDRIIQFFPPEQHNQIWMDLSLNLKAIVAQQLVPTPDGKGRKAVIEVLINTPLVSDIIRKGEVHKLKELMAKSGEAGMQTFDQALYKLYSEGSITYEDALAHADSANDLRLMIKLGADSAGADQLSTSVDKLSIQDD
- a CDS encoding outer membrane protein transport protein is translated as MHKNTNALVKAIRLATLAALAAPASVMAGGFSLNEQSASAMGVANAGAAANPENATTVLFNPAGMSQLSGMNVSFGAAVLDIDAEAKEGSTSANNQLGMPVSGSTGGDIADPAVLPNFYYTHEISDSIDVGFGIHAPYGLAADYDNDFIGRYFADETELTAIAFTPSVAVNNGKGLSMGIGLNIMYAEGRLSKFQDYSGAYFLAQQKADAEGVPLNGEPFQPGYADIEGDDIGITARIGFLYEMSQQTQLGLTMQTGTELELEGDADLSNYPVVQPGDTGLNAFQADISRDVEVPLAIPESVTFGARHLLTDRVTLLAGATYAKWSRFEELDIISQESGEVISHITEEWKNTWQFNVGGIWQATPKWALKAGYAWDESPVDNYVTARIPSEDRHWLTLGTQWKDIQSGWTVDAAVGTLIFADDAKVDDREYSHEDPTGDPISAASYQGEYDLSAWSASFQVSKAF